One Diabrotica virgifera virgifera chromosome 3, PGI_DIABVI_V3a genomic window carries:
- the LOC126882516 gene encoding protein FAM200A-like gives MFPSIRANIEEMKSVIIEHLTLLEEKIDHYFPFLNTDNYDWIRNPFISINMSKHQLSLQEEEELVGLSTDRTLKLEFSEMSLEEFWIFVQAEHPLLSTRALKVLLQFATSYLCELGFSTFTNIKTKKRERLGNIDEEMRVALSHIRPDIGKICKSYQ, from the coding sequence ATGTTTCCCAGTATTAGAGCAAATATTGAAGAGATGAAATCCGTTATCATTGAACATTTGACGCTATTAGAAGAAAAAATTGATCACTACTTTCCTTTCCTAAATACAGATAATTACGATTGGATTCGAAATCCTTTTATCTCGATTAATATGTCGAAACACCAGCTATCATTACAAGAGGAAGAAGAGTTAGTAGGCTTGTCAACGGATCGCACTCTGAAACTAGAGTTTTCTGAAATGTCACTTGAAGAATTTTGGATTTTTGTGCAAGCTGAACACCCACTTCTTTCAACAAGAGCATTAAAGGTATTACTACAGTTTGCAACTTCATACTTGTGTGAATTAGGTTTTTCAACCTTcacaaacataaaaacaaagaaacgTGAAAGACTTGGGAATATTGATGAAGAAATGAGGGTAGCGCTATCGCATATTAGACCGGACATTGGTAAAATTTGCAAAAGTTATcagtag